A single Drosophila ananassae strain 14024-0371.13 chromosome 3L, ASM1763931v2, whole genome shotgun sequence DNA region contains:
- the LOC6495305 gene encoding synaptosomal-associated protein 29: MAHNYLQPVHNHFDDKFEDVDDDLFLQNKRTGRPSIPQPRSTNPFEIDDDEDEAASLPSFTAEQLAYAERRRAIEQRTLDSTNKSLGLLYETQEVGKATAVELAKQREQLEKTSHQLDEINATLRFSQRHLNGLKSVFGGLKNYLSGNRDQPPSATASPTASQSSREANSNIDEGACGGVTSPAPYSPTDPYDNHPVSRLRGDPTSTYQSQAHGRNPFQAQIDANLEEMCGNLSDLKLLALDLGSEIESQNELIDNMNYKIEDVDLKMNKQNKDMSKLLKK; encoded by the exons ATGGCCCATAACTACCTGCAGCCAGTGCACAATCATTTCGATGACAAATTCGAGGACGTGGACGACGACTTGTTTCTGCAGAACAAGCGTACTGGAAGGCCCTCGATCCCTCAGCCGAGAAGCACCAATCCCTTCGAGATCGACGATGACGAGGATGAAGCAGCCAGCCTGCCGTCGTTCACTGCCGAGCAGCTGGCGTACGCTGAGAGGAGGCGTGCCATCGAGCAGCGAACTCTGGATTCCACCAACAAAAGCTTGG GTTTGCTCTATGAAACACAGGAGGTAGGCAAGGCGACGGCCGTTGAGCTGGCCAAGCAGCGAGAGCAGTTGGAGAAGACCTCGCATCAGCTGGACGAGATTAACGCCACGTTGCGCTTCAGCCAGCGTCATCTCAATGGCCTCAAAAGTGTCTTTGGCGGATTGAAAAACTACCTCTCAGGCAACCGGGACCAGCCACCCTCGGCTACTGCCTCGCCCACGGCCAGTCAGTCGTCGCGGGAAGCTAATAGCAACATTGATGAGGGAGCATGCGGCGGAGTAACCTCCCCTGCTCCATATTCGCCAACGGATCCTTACGACAATCATCCAGTGAGCCGCTTGCGAGGAGATCCCACCAGTACCTACCAATCTCAAGCTCATGGAAGGAATCCCTTCCAGGCCCAAATCGACGCCAATCTGGAGGAGATGTGTGGCAATCTGTCGGATCTGAAGCTATTGGCACTTGATTTGGGCAGCGAAATCGAGTCTCAGAACGAACTTATTGATAATATGAATTACAAAATTGAGGATGTGGACCTGAAGATGAACAAGCAGAACAAGGACATGAGCAAGCTGCTCAAGAAATGA
- the LOC6495360 gene encoding thioredoxin-related transmembrane protein 1 isoform X1, which produces MQRKSHLVAVSCVIAVLLAQAALAQSPTHSGLQPGGKLIELDEDNWHRMLQGEWMIEFFAPWCPACKNLAPTWERFARVAKDVQVQVAKIDVTTSPSLSGRFFVTALPTIYHVKDGEFRQYRGARDGDALLFFVKKKQWESIEPLSAWKKPDTIHMSVLSYFFKLSHTLKHTQKLFKDFNGRLQEEYGLPTWGSYALFAIATIFVGAALGLMLVCLVDFVYPPKKSQRQSFSESQEHLADGVEDLATEEIEDDAEAEQNEDSDEEEQDDDDEEDNEEEDSEEQPGDAPSQEKDADSEPEKVEEPEPKQVGDAAPEKTEPVRKRKPRKGD; this is translated from the exons ATGCAGCGAAAATCGCACCTTGTGGCCGTGTCATGTGTCATAGCGGTACTTCTGGCGCAGGCGGCGTTGGCGCAGTCCCCGACACATTCAGGACTGCAGCCAGGTGGCAAGCTAATTGAACTGGACGAGGACAACTGGCACCGCATGCTGCAGGGCGAGTGGATGATTGAGTT CTTTGCTCCATGGTGCCCGGCCTGCAAAAATCTGGCTCCCACCTGGGAGCGATTTGCACGCGTAGCCAAAGATGTTCAGGTCCAAGTGGCCAAGATCGATGTCACAACCTCGCCTTCGCTCAGCGGACGCTTCTTTGTAACGGCTCTGCCGACCATCTACCA CGTTAAGGATGGTGAGTTCAGACAGTATAGAGGAGCACGCGATGGCGATGCTCTGTTGTTCTTCGTTAAGAAGAAGCAGTGGGAGAGCATTGAACCGCTTTCCGCCTGGAAGAAGCCCGACACAATCCACATGTCCGTGCTGTCCTATTTCTTCAAGTTATCGCACACTCTGAAG CACACGCAAAAACTCTTTAAGGACTTCAACGGGCGCCTGCAGGAAGAGTATGGACTGCCCACCTGGGGCTCTTACGCCCTCTTCGCCATCGCAACCATCTTTGTCGGCGCCGCCCTGGGGCTGATGCTTGTGTGCCTTGTGGACTTTGTGTATCCACCCAAGAAATCTCAACGTCAGAGCTTCTCCGAGTCGCAGGAACACCTTGCCGACGGCGTCGAGGACCTGGCCACGGAGGAGATCGAGGACGATGCCGAGGCGGAACAGAACGAGGATAGCGACGAGGAGGAACAAGATGATGACGACGAGGAGGACAATGAAGAGGAGGACAGCGAAGAGCAGCCCGGTGATGCTCCGTCTCAGGAAAAGGATGCGGATAGTGAGCCGGAGAAAGTTGAGGAGCCTGAACCCAAGCAAGTTGGAGATGCTGCGCCCGAAAAGACGGAGCCGGTGCGAAAGCGCAAGCCCCGTAAGGGCGATTAG
- the LOC6495360 gene encoding thioredoxin-related transmembrane protein 1 isoform X2 → MQRKSHLVAVSCVIAVLLAQAALAQSPTHSGLQPGGKLIELDEDNWHRMLQGEWMIEFFAPWCPACKNLAPTWERFARVAKDVQVQVAKIDVTTSPSLSGRFFVTALPTIYHVKDGEFRQYRGARDGDALLFFVKKKQWESIEPLSAWKKPDTIHMSVLSYFFKLSHTLKDFNGRLQEEYGLPTWGSYALFAIATIFVGAALGLMLVCLVDFVYPPKKSQRQSFSESQEHLADGVEDLATEEIEDDAEAEQNEDSDEEEQDDDDEEDNEEEDSEEQPGDAPSQEKDADSEPEKVEEPEPKQVGDAAPEKTEPVRKRKPRKGD, encoded by the exons ATGCAGCGAAAATCGCACCTTGTGGCCGTGTCATGTGTCATAGCGGTACTTCTGGCGCAGGCGGCGTTGGCGCAGTCCCCGACACATTCAGGACTGCAGCCAGGTGGCAAGCTAATTGAACTGGACGAGGACAACTGGCACCGCATGCTGCAGGGCGAGTGGATGATTGAGTT CTTTGCTCCATGGTGCCCGGCCTGCAAAAATCTGGCTCCCACCTGGGAGCGATTTGCACGCGTAGCCAAAGATGTTCAGGTCCAAGTGGCCAAGATCGATGTCACAACCTCGCCTTCGCTCAGCGGACGCTTCTTTGTAACGGCTCTGCCGACCATCTACCA CGTTAAGGATGGTGAGTTCAGACAGTATAGAGGAGCACGCGATGGCGATGCTCTGTTGTTCTTCGTTAAGAAGAAGCAGTGGGAGAGCATTGAACCGCTTTCCGCCTGGAAGAAGCCCGACACAATCCACATGTCCGTGCTGTCCTATTTCTTCAAGTTATCGCACACTCTGAAG GACTTCAACGGGCGCCTGCAGGAAGAGTATGGACTGCCCACCTGGGGCTCTTACGCCCTCTTCGCCATCGCAACCATCTTTGTCGGCGCCGCCCTGGGGCTGATGCTTGTGTGCCTTGTGGACTTTGTGTATCCACCCAAGAAATCTCAACGTCAGAGCTTCTCCGAGTCGCAGGAACACCTTGCCGACGGCGTCGAGGACCTGGCCACGGAGGAGATCGAGGACGATGCCGAGGCGGAACAGAACGAGGATAGCGACGAGGAGGAACAAGATGATGACGACGAGGAGGACAATGAAGAGGAGGACAGCGAAGAGCAGCCCGGTGATGCTCCGTCTCAGGAAAAGGATGCGGATAGTGAGCCGGAGAAAGTTGAGGAGCCTGAACCCAAGCAAGTTGGAGATGCTGCGCCCGAAAAGACGGAGCCGGTGCGAAAGCGCAAGCCCCGTAAGGGCGATTAG